From the genome of Cytophagales bacterium WSM2-2:
CCGTCCATTAACCGTTAATGCCTTGAATATATTATCTCCATCAATTTGATGTAGAACTTCACGTGGTGAACGTTTCAGGAATGAAAGGCAAAGCTCGTAAGAAAAATTTTCTGGTAGTATGATAAATTCCTTAGCCAATTCCATAACGCATTTCTTTTTCGGAGCGAAAGTCGCGATGTTTTTGTCACTTCTCAAAGAAATTGACAGAAGAAAAATCAGCAAGGATCGGGTTGATGAATTTCTTCATTCGAGACAATCTTGCAGATATGAAAAACATAAGCTCCATTTCCTGGCAGGAAGTGACTACTAATCTCAACGAAAAAGGATTTGCGCACATTCCGGGATTATTGTCTCCAGAAGAATGTGACCTGCTGATTGCTTCATACTCTCAGTCCATTTACCGCAGTGTGATCAACATGCAACGCTATCGTTTCGGTAGTGGTGAATACAAATACTTCAGCTATCCCCTACCTTCTCTGGTACAGTCGTTGCGTGAACAAATCTACCCTCAGTTGGCAACCATCGCCAATTCATGGTCGCAGTTGCTGGGGTTGGAAAATAAGTTTCCTTCTTCACACTCCGAGTTCATTTTGCATTGTAACAGTCATCAACAGGAAAGGCCTACACCTTTGATTCTGCACTATCAGAAAGGAGGATTTAATACACTTCACCAGGACTTGTACGGAGATGTCTACTTCCCTTTTCAGGTGGTAATCGTGTTGTCACAAAAAGGCCGTGACTACGAAGGCGGTGAGTTAATTATGACAGAGCAACTTCCGCGAGCACAGTCTAAAGCCAACGTACTCACTCCGGGGCAAGGTGATGCCATTGTCTTCACTACGAATTTTCGTCCGGTGAAAGGAACAAGAGGTTATTACCGGTCACGGATGAAGCATGGCGTGAGCGAAGTGATTTCAGGTGAGCGTTATGCGCTGGGCATTATTTTCCATGATGCCAGTTAACCAATATATTTCATCTCATGTTGAAACATTCAGAAATTCAGGGTTCCATCGCAAGGTTCATTCGCAATGGTAAAATTCAACTGGCGGGAAACAGACGTCTGAAAATATATGGCAGGCTTAACTGCTGGTCAGGCAAACGCATGAAGAAAGAAAACAGAGTCTTCTTCGAGACAGAAGAAGAAGCAATTCGATTGGGATACAGGTCATGCAAACATTGCATGAAACACAGTTCGAGCGTCCGTTCCCGAACATCACTAGGTTAATTCCGGACAAACTAGTTTCATACTATTGCTTAAATAGTTGATTTTTAGCGTTGGCACGAGGCTTGTCAAAGGTTAAAACTTTTGACAGTGTATATCCGTCTTAGCGACAACCGCAATTCTTATGCTTAAAAACTATCTGAAGACTTCTTTCCGTAACCTCTGGCGCGAAAAAAATAAAACTGCGATCAATATTCTCGGCCTCACGATCGGTGTGGCTGCGAGTCTGACGCTTTTCCTGATCATACGGCATCACAATAGTTTTGATACCTACCACACAAATAGAGACCGGATTTATCGAGTCATCGTCATGTCAGATGGCAATAATGGAAAAGACTATGGAAATGGAATACCCAATCCATTGCCAGAAGCATTCCGCAGCGACTTTGCAGAAATGGACGAAGTGACTTTCACCTCGTACAGAGCGGGCGCGATGATTACAATTCCACAAGCTGCTGGTGAACCCAAGCGGTACGAGGAGTCGCGCGGTGTCACTTTCGCTCAACCCAATTTTTTCAAAATCTTTGATCGTAAAATTCTAACTGGGAGCGCTGAAAAAGGTCTTGATGATCCTAATGAAGCCATTATTTCACAGGCGTTTGCCAAAAAATATTTCGGCAAAGCAGATGCTATCGGTGAGGTACTGGAGTATGACAACATACAGTACAAGGTTGCCGCGATTATGGAAGACACGCCCAACAACACCGATTTTCCTTTTGAGGTCATGCTCTCCTACATCACTAAAAAGAAGGATTTTGAATCACGGGGCTGGCACAGTATCTGGAGCGATGAGCAATGCTATTTGACTTTGAAAGAAGGAACAACCCCAGCTTCAGTAGATGGCAAAATGCCTGGGTTCGTCAAAAAATACCTGGGTGATGACAACCAAGCCAATGAGACTTTCGGGCTTCAGCCACTGAGCTCCATTCACTTTGATAATCGTTTCAGCAACTACAATTATAATGTGGTTAGTAAATCGAACTTAATAACGCTTACTGCCGTGGCCATTTTCCTGATTGTCAGTGCATGCATCAATTTCATCAACCTCTCGACAGCCGAAGCGATCAAACGTTCCAAGGAAGTGGGTATTCGTAAAACGTTGGGGAGCTCACGCAGACAATTGATTTTTCAATTCTTAGGTGAAGCCTCAATGGTCACTGTTTTTTCTGTGGGGCTTGCTTTGATCCTTACCATTTCTACTCTGGGATTCCTAAATGCTTTTTTGGATCTGAAACTTTCATTGCAACTCACTGATCCAACCATAGCGCTTTTCATTTTTGGACTTACACTGATCGTTTCTGTTTTGTCAGGCTTATATCCTGCCATCGTGGTTTCCGGTTTTCAACCTGCCTCAGCTTTGAAAAATAAAATCAGCAGCAGAAATTCTTCAGGGTTCATTTTACGGAGAGGATTGGTCATCACCCAATTCATCATTTCGCAGACATTGATCATTGGTACTATTGTGCTGATTGCCCAAATGAAATACTTCAGCAATAAGGATCTTGGCTTTCGGAAGGACGCAATTATTACAGTTCCGGTGCCAGTGAGTGAGGAACCTGCGTTGAAAGATAGCTCTAAAGTAAGCCGGATGAGAACGCTCCGCAGTGAGATTCTCCGATTGAAAGGAGTCGAAATGGCTAGCTTAAATAATGCAGCACCCTCATCGGGTTCAGTCATGGGCACTCGCTTTACGATTGAAGGAAACGAAACTTCCTTTGAGACACAGATAAAAGCCATCGATAGCGGCTATGTTCCGCTGTACGGACTGAAAATCATAACTGGAAAAAATATACTGGACTATGATACCGCGCGAGGATTCCTGGTGAATGAAAAACTGGCGGCCATCGCTGGATACAAAAACCCGCAAGACATTGTAGGGAAAATAATCCGCATGTGGGGAAAGCGCCTCCCGGTGGTCGGGGTTGTTAATGATTTTCACACGGTCTCATTGCACGATCAGATTGAGCCAACCATACTCTTAAACCGTATTCGCAACTATCGAATGCTTGCAGTGAAAATTTCTCCCTCGAACATGCAGGAGACCATAAAGGAAATTCAGGCTAAGTGGGAAACCCTTTATCCTGATTTTATTTATTCTTATGAATTCGTTGATGAATCCATTCGTGAATTTTATGAGAATGAGCAACGGACATCAACGTTACTGACTGTCTTCACATCATTAGCAATCTTCATTGGTTGCCTCGGTTTGTTCGGACTGGCATCTTTTATGGCTAATCAAAAAACCAAAGAAATAGGGGTGCGTAAAGTCATGGGAGCCAGTGTACAAAGCATCATCCTGCTTTTCTCAAGAGAATTTGTTGTGCTCATCGCCATCGGATTCGTGATTGCCGCCCCGGTTGCCTGGTATTTCTCCAATCAATGGCTGGACCAGTTTGCTTACAAGATCACAGTAGGCCCCATTGTTTTTGTTGCAGGATTGGCCGCTACGTTCCTGGTCGCGATGCTCACGGTAGGCTATCGTTCATTCAGGGCCGCCTCTGCAAACCCAGTGGATTCTTTGAAGTACGAATAGGAGCGCCTTCATCTCAAATATCGGTCAAAGCCTTTTGCAAGCTAAAAGTAATGAGTTAGATTTATAACTATTACAGCGCTTGGGTCTCTGTACTATTGCGGCTGAATGGCTTTAACCTCAACCCTATGAACCTCAGGAGAATCTTGTCTTTTTCTCTATTGGTCGCTTGCTCCTTATTTCTATTCGACTGCACGGATAACAATATCGAAGGTACTTCAAGCGCTACAGTCGGTTTTAAAATCACGAAGACCAAATCATCTAACAGTACAATCAATACTGGTTGTTATTCTTCGTCTCTGAGCAAGTACGGCACCAATTTTACAGTCACATTGGAGTACACTGGCACCCAGAAAATCACAGGCATCTCTGCTGCCTATGTATTTTCGAATGGCGCCTCAGGAAATTCTACCATAACAGCCGGGTCTGGTTACTACGACTACAATTTCGGTTCTTCGTCTTCCGGAACATTCCGTGGTACATCCGCTAGCGGAGCATATGTAGAGATTTATCCTTGTATCATTTTTGGCGCCACCACTTCCATAACCTATACCTACACGATTACGACCAGTACTGGCCAGTCAGGCTCCTCCAGCCAAACGTTTACTTCATCCGTCACCCTTACCAAGCCGGCAGGCGCAAATTGAAACCAGTATGAAGCTATTAATACAAAATCGCAGTGCGTCTTTCTTGAAAAAGAGCCTGATCGTTTCTCTCTTTGCTATTATCTACTCCACTGCAGACGCCCAGTTTACTG
Proteins encoded in this window:
- a CDS encoding prolyl 4-hydroxylase; translation: MNFFIRDNLADMKNISSISWQEVTTNLNEKGFAHIPGLLSPEECDLLIASYSQSIYRSVINMQRYRFGSGEYKYFSYPLPSLVQSLREQIYPQLATIANSWSQLLGLENKFPSSHSEFILHCNSHQQERPTPLILHYQKGGFNTLHQDLYGDVYFPFQVVIVLSQKGRDYEGGELIMTEQLPRAQSKANVLTPGQGDAIVFTTNFRPVKGTRGYYRSRMKHGVSEVISGERYALGIIFHDAS
- a CDS encoding ABC transporter permease; this translates as MLKNYLKTSFRNLWREKNKTAINILGLTIGVAASLTLFLIIRHHNSFDTYHTNRDRIYRVIVMSDGNNGKDYGNGIPNPLPEAFRSDFAEMDEVTFTSYRAGAMITIPQAAGEPKRYEESRGVTFAQPNFFKIFDRKILTGSAEKGLDDPNEAIISQAFAKKYFGKADAIGEVLEYDNIQYKVAAIMEDTPNNTDFPFEVMLSYITKKKDFESRGWHSIWSDEQCYLTLKEGTTPASVDGKMPGFVKKYLGDDNQANETFGLQPLSSIHFDNRFSNYNYNVVSKSNLITLTAVAIFLIVSACINFINLSTAEAIKRSKEVGIRKTLGSSRRQLIFQFLGEASMVTVFSVGLALILTISTLGFLNAFLDLKLSLQLTDPTIALFIFGLTLIVSVLSGLYPAIVVSGFQPASALKNKISSRNSSGFILRRGLVITQFIISQTLIIGTIVLIAQMKYFSNKDLGFRKDAIITVPVPVSEEPALKDSSKVSRMRTLRSEILRLKGVEMASLNNAAPSSGSVMGTRFTIEGNETSFETQIKAIDSGYVPLYGLKIITGKNILDYDTARGFLVNEKLAAIAGYKNPQDIVGKIIRMWGKRLPVVGVVNDFHTVSLHDQIEPTILLNRIRNYRMLAVKISPSNMQETIKEIQAKWETLYPDFIYSYEFVDESIREFYENEQRTSTLLTVFTSLAIFIGCLGLFGLASFMANQKTKEIGVRKVMGASVQSIILLFSREFVVLIAIGFVIAAPVAWYFSNQWLDQFAYKITVGPIVFVAGLAATFLVAMLTVGYRSFRAASANPVDSLKYE